In a single window of the Prevotella melaninogenica genome:
- a CDS encoding glycosyltransferase family 9 protein: protein MKTPHILIIRFSAMGDIAMTVPIVYSLAKQYPDVRISVLSRPFAQPFFQHLAPNVEFMAADLKEEYKGFRGLNTLYRRLVAKQFTAIADFHNVLRTRFLRLRFLLGGYSVAHIDKHKQGKKRLCQAENKVFIQQPTSFQNYADVLKALGYPIKPEFTSIFPAEGGDLQHLPNVIGVKQPEERWIGIAPFAAHAGKMYPQERMEQVVRKLTETHPSWRIFLFGGGKHEIEVLNQWAAQYPQCLCVANVLKGLEKELILMSHLDTMVSMDSANMHLASLTGTRVVSVWGATHPYCGFMGWQQKEEDAVQINTLSCRPCSVFGNKPCHRGDFACMNNILPEEIIQRIEDGLQSE, encoded by the coding sequence ATGAAAACCCCACATATTCTTATTATTCGATTCTCTGCTATGGGCGACATTGCTATGACAGTTCCCATCGTTTACTCGCTTGCTAAGCAGTATCCAGATGTGAGAATAAGTGTGCTTTCTCGTCCTTTTGCACAGCCTTTCTTCCAGCATTTAGCACCGAATGTTGAGTTTATGGCTGCCGACTTGAAAGAAGAATATAAAGGTTTTAGAGGACTTAACACACTTTACCGTCGGTTAGTAGCAAAACAATTTACAGCTATTGCCGATTTCCATAACGTGCTTCGAACACGTTTTCTCCGCCTTCGTTTCCTCCTTGGTGGATATTCTGTGGCACATATCGACAAACATAAACAGGGAAAGAAACGCTTATGTCAAGCTGAAAACAAGGTATTCATACAGCAGCCTACTTCCTTTCAGAACTATGCTGATGTACTTAAAGCATTGGGTTATCCTATTAAACCAGAATTTACAAGTATCTTCCCAGCCGAAGGAGGCGACTTACAGCATCTCCCTAATGTAATAGGTGTAAAACAACCAGAGGAACGCTGGATAGGTATAGCACCCTTTGCAGCCCATGCAGGGAAGATGTATCCACAAGAAAGGATGGAACAAGTGGTTCGCAAACTAACTGAAACACACCCTTCTTGGCGTATCTTCCTCTTTGGTGGTGGCAAACATGAAATAGAAGTGTTGAACCAATGGGCAGCACAATATCCGCAATGTCTCTGTGTTGCTAACGTCCTTAAAGGACTCGAAAAGGAACTCATTCTCATGAGTCATCTCGACACAATGGTTTCAATGGACAGTGCTAATATGCACCTTGCTTCCCTCACTGGCACACGAGTGGTTAGTGTGTGGGGCGCAACCCATCCTTATTGTGGATTTATGGGTTGGCAACAGAAGGAAGAAGATGCCGTACAAATCAATACGCTCTCTTGCCGTCCCTGTTCTGTCTTTGGTAATAAACCTTGCCATCGTGGCGACTTTGCTTGTATGAATAATATTCTTCCTGAAGAGATTATTCAGCGCATTGAAGATGGATTGCAGTCTGAATAG
- a CDS encoding DUF4254 domain-containing protein — protein MSFTKHCNEIFNQAIRDYHITDNVDTPINNPYDRDSIENRLYLKCWIDTVQWHFEDLIRDPHINPDEGMSLKHRIDRSNQDRTDLVEQIDSYFRQLYSDVTPLPEATINTESPAWAVDRLSILALKIYHMKEQTERTDASAEHVEKCKSKLNILLEQQKDLSLAIDQLLDDIQQGRKYMKVYRQMKMYNDPATNPILYNKK, from the coding sequence ATGTCATTTACAAAACATTGTAACGAGATTTTCAATCAGGCAATCCGTGATTATCATATTACGGACAACGTAGATACGCCGATTAATAACCCTTACGACAGAGATTCCATCGAAAACCGTCTCTATCTGAAATGCTGGATTGACACAGTACAGTGGCACTTCGAGGACCTTATCCGCGACCCACATATCAACCCAGACGAAGGAATGAGTCTCAAGCATCGTATTGACCGCTCTAACCAGGATCGTACTGACCTCGTTGAGCAGATTGACTCGTATTTTCGTCAGCTCTACTCTGACGTGACTCCACTCCCAGAAGCGACTATCAATACCGAGAGTCCAGCATGGGCAGTTGACCGTCTGTCTATCCTTGCATTGAAGATTTATCACATGAAGGAGCAGACTGAGCGCACGGATGCTTCAGCTGAGCACGTTGAGAAGTGTAAGTCTAAGCTGAATATCCTCCTCGAACAGCAGAAGGATCTCAGTCTTGCCATCGACCAGTTGCTCGATGACATTCAGCAAGGCCGTAAGTACATGAAGGTTTATCGTCAGATGAAGATGTACAACGACCCTGCAACCAATCCGATTCTTTACAACAAGAAATAA
- a CDS encoding acyl carrier protein produces the protein MSEIESKVKAIIVEKLGVEEAEVKPEASFTNDLGADSLDTVELIMEFEKEFGISIPDDKAEKISTVGDAISYIEENAK, from the coding sequence ATGTCAGAAATTGAATCAAAAGTAAAGGCTATTATCGTAGAGAAGCTCGGCGTTGAAGAGGCTGAGGTAAAACCAGAGGCAAGTTTCACAAACGACCTCGGTGCTGACTCTTTGGATACAGTAGAGCTCATCATGGAGTTCGAGAAGGAGTTCGGTATTTCTATTCCAGACGATAAGGCTGAGAAGATCTCTACAGTAGGCGACGCTATCTCTTACATCGAGGAGAACGCTAAGTAA